In the Brassica napus cultivar Da-Ae chromosome A7, Da-Ae, whole genome shotgun sequence genome, one interval contains:
- the LOC106353276 gene encoding BTB/POZ domain-containing protein POB1 isoform X1 yields MRGGENTDLFDPKTQMDSDFSRHGSSSEGDFGFAFNDSNFSDRLLRIEIMGNPSDSRSDVEGCTSIADWARHRKRRREDIKKESVTISDIVACPEEQILTDEQPDMDGCPGGDNLDDEGEAMIEESLSGSDEEDTTSEPSWGMDCSKVVRVIELHISSPILAAKSPFFYKLFSNGMRESEQRHVTLRINASEEAALMELLNFMYSNVVSVATAPALLDVLMAADKFEVASCMRYCSRLLRNMPMTPESALLYLELPSSVLMAKAVQPLTDAAKQFLAARYKDITKFQEEVMSLPLAGIEAILSSDDLQIASEDAVYDFILKWARAQYPSLEERREILGSRLALSIRFPFMTCRKLKKVLTCSDFDHEIASKLVLEALFFKAEAPHRQRSLAAEESASVNRRLIERAYKYRPVKVVEFELPRPQCVVYLDLKREECAGLFPSGRVYSQAFHLGGQGFFLSAHCNMDQQSSFHCFGLFLGMQEKGSVSFGVDYEFSARSKPSEEFISKYKGNYTFTGGKAVGYRNLFGIPWTSFIAEDSLYFINGILHLRAELTIKRSTDPPPQ; encoded by the exons ATGAGAGGTGGTGAAAACACGGATCTCTTCGACCCCAAAACCCAGATGGACTCCGATTTCTCCCGCCACGGCTCCTCCTCCGAAGGCGACTTCGGATTCGCCTTCAACGACAGCAACTTCTCCGATCGATTGCTCCGGATCGAGATCATGGGTAATCCATCTGATTCCAGGTCCGACGTCGAAGGGTGCACGAGCATCGCCGATTGGGCTCGTCATCgcaagaggagaagagaagataTCAAAAAGGAATCTG ttacTATTTCGGACATTGTGGCGTGTCCTGAGGAGCAGATTTTGACGGATGAGCAGCCTGATATGGATGGGTGTCCTGGTGGTGATAATCTTGATGATGAAGGTGAGGCAATGATTGaagagtctttatcaggta GTGATGAAGAGGATACAACTAGTGAGCCAAGCTGGGGGATGGATTGTTCTAAAGTTGTTAGGGTTATTGAACTTCATATTAGCTCTCCTATCTTAGCTGCCAAAAGCCCTTTCTTTTACAAG TTGTTCTCCAACGGCATGAGGGAATCTGAGCAAAGGCATGTCACTCTTCGAATCAATGCTTCAG AGGAAGCTGCTTTGATGGAGCTTTTAAACTTCATGTATAGCAATGTGGTATCTGTCGCCACCGCACCTGCTTTGTTAGATGTGCTCATGGCTGCTGATAAATTTGAGGTCGCCTCTTGCATGAGGTACTGCAGCAGGCTTCTCCGCAACATGCCTATGACTCCCGAGTCTGCGCTGCTCTATCTCGAGCTTCCATCTAGTGTTCTGATGGCTAAAGCTGTTCAGCCTTTAACCGATGCTGCAAAACAGTTCCTTGCTGCTCGCTACAAAGACATCACCAA GTTTCAGGAGGAGGTTATGTCTCTACCATTGGCAGGAATCGAGGCGATCTTATCAAGCGACGATCTCCAGATTGCATCAGAGGATGCAGTTTATGATTTCATATTGAAATGGGCAAGAGCGCAGTACCCTTCGTTGGAGGAGCGAAGAGAGATTCTCGGGTCACGCCTCGCGCTATCCATCCGCTTCCCATTCATGACATGCCGGAAGCTGAAGAAGGTACTGACTTGCAGCGACTTCGACCACGAGATAGCATCAAAGCTCGTTCTAGAAGCGCTTTTCTTCAAGGCGGAAGCCCCACACAGGCAACGCAGCCTAGCCGCGGAAGAATCAGCCTCAGTGAACCGACGCCTCATAGAGAGAGCTTACAAATACAGACCCGTTAAAGTCGTCGAGTTCGAGCTTCCTAGGCCGCAGTGCGTGGTCTACCTGGACCTTAAAAGAGAAGAATGTGCAGGGCTGTTCCCCTCGGGGAGAGTCTATTCTCAGGCCTTTCACTTAGGCGGTCAAGGCTTCTTCCTCTCGGCGCATTGCAACATGGACCAGCAGAGCTCTTTCCACTGTTTTGGACTGTTTCTCGGGATGCAGGAGAAAGGGTCGGTGAGTTTTGGAGTGGACTACGAGTTCTCGGCGAGGTCAAAGCCATCGGAGGAGTTCATAAGCAAGTACAAAGGGAACTACACCTTCACAGGAGGGAAAGCAGTTGGGT
- the LOC106353276 gene encoding BTB/POZ domain-containing protein POB1 isoform X3 — protein MRGGENTDLFDPKTQMDSDFSRHGSSSEGDFGFAFNDSNFSDRLLRIEIMGNPSDSRSDVEGCTSIADWARHRKRRREDIKKESVTISDIVACPEEQILTDEQPDMDGCPGGDNLDDEGEAMIEESLSGDEEDTTSEPSWGMDCSKVVRVIELHISSPILAAKSPFFYKLFSNGMRESEQRHVTLRINASEEAALMELLNFMYSNVVSVATAPALLDVLMAADKFEVASCMRYCSRLLRNMPMTPESALLYLELPSSVLMAKAVQPLTDAAKQFLAARYKDITKFQEEVMSLPLAGIEAILSSDDLQIASEDAVYDFILKWARAQYPSLEERREILGSRLALSIRFPFMTCRKLKKVLTCSDFDHEIASKLVLEALFFKAEAPHRQRSLAAEESASVNRRLIERAYKYRPVKVVEFELPRPQCVVYLDLKREECAGLFPSGRVYSQAFHLGGQGFFLSAHCNMDQQSSFHCFGLFLGMQEKGSVSFGVDYEFSARSKPSEEFISKYKGNYTFTGGKAVGYRNLFGIPWTSFIAEDSLYFINGILHLRAELTIKRLDED, from the exons ATGAGAGGTGGTGAAAACACGGATCTCTTCGACCCCAAAACCCAGATGGACTCCGATTTCTCCCGCCACGGCTCCTCCTCCGAAGGCGACTTCGGATTCGCCTTCAACGACAGCAACTTCTCCGATCGATTGCTCCGGATCGAGATCATGGGTAATCCATCTGATTCCAGGTCCGACGTCGAAGGGTGCACGAGCATCGCCGATTGGGCTCGTCATCgcaagaggagaagagaagataTCAAAAAGGAATCTG ttacTATTTCGGACATTGTGGCGTGTCCTGAGGAGCAGATTTTGACGGATGAGCAGCCTGATATGGATGGGTGTCCTGGTGGTGATAATCTTGATGATGAAGGTGAGGCAATGATTGaagagtctttatcag GTGATGAAGAGGATACAACTAGTGAGCCAAGCTGGGGGATGGATTGTTCTAAAGTTGTTAGGGTTATTGAACTTCATATTAGCTCTCCTATCTTAGCTGCCAAAAGCCCTTTCTTTTACAAG TTGTTCTCCAACGGCATGAGGGAATCTGAGCAAAGGCATGTCACTCTTCGAATCAATGCTTCAG AGGAAGCTGCTTTGATGGAGCTTTTAAACTTCATGTATAGCAATGTGGTATCTGTCGCCACCGCACCTGCTTTGTTAGATGTGCTCATGGCTGCTGATAAATTTGAGGTCGCCTCTTGCATGAGGTACTGCAGCAGGCTTCTCCGCAACATGCCTATGACTCCCGAGTCTGCGCTGCTCTATCTCGAGCTTCCATCTAGTGTTCTGATGGCTAAAGCTGTTCAGCCTTTAACCGATGCTGCAAAACAGTTCCTTGCTGCTCGCTACAAAGACATCACCAA GTTTCAGGAGGAGGTTATGTCTCTACCATTGGCAGGAATCGAGGCGATCTTATCAAGCGACGATCTCCAGATTGCATCAGAGGATGCAGTTTATGATTTCATATTGAAATGGGCAAGAGCGCAGTACCCTTCGTTGGAGGAGCGAAGAGAGATTCTCGGGTCACGCCTCGCGCTATCCATCCGCTTCCCATTCATGACATGCCGGAAGCTGAAGAAGGTACTGACTTGCAGCGACTTCGACCACGAGATAGCATCAAAGCTCGTTCTAGAAGCGCTTTTCTTCAAGGCGGAAGCCCCACACAGGCAACGCAGCCTAGCCGCGGAAGAATCAGCCTCAGTGAACCGACGCCTCATAGAGAGAGCTTACAAATACAGACCCGTTAAAGTCGTCGAGTTCGAGCTTCCTAGGCCGCAGTGCGTGGTCTACCTGGACCTTAAAAGAGAAGAATGTGCAGGGCTGTTCCCCTCGGGGAGAGTCTATTCTCAGGCCTTTCACTTAGGCGGTCAAGGCTTCTTCCTCTCGGCGCATTGCAACATGGACCAGCAGAGCTCTTTCCACTGTTTTGGACTGTTTCTCGGGATGCAGGAGAAAGGGTCGGTGAGTTTTGGAGTGGACTACGAGTTCTCGGCGAGGTCAAAGCCATCGGAGGAGTTCATAAGCAAGTACAAAGGGAACTACACCTTCACAGGAGGGAAAGCAGTTGGGT
- the LOC106353276 gene encoding BTB/POZ domain-containing protein POB1 isoform X4, whose protein sequence is MRGGENTDLFDPKTQMDSDFSRHGSSSEGDFGFAFNDSNFSDRLLRIEIMGNPSDSRSDVEGCTSIADWARHRKRRREDIKKESVTISDIVACPEEQILTDEQPDMDGCPGGDNLDDEGDEEDTTSEPSWGMDCSKVVRVIELHISSPILAAKSPFFYKLFSNGMRESEQRHVTLRINASEEAALMELLNFMYSNVVSVATAPALLDVLMAADKFEVASCMRYCSRLLRNMPMTPESALLYLELPSSVLMAKAVQPLTDAAKQFLAARYKDITKFQEEVMSLPLAGIEAILSSDDLQIASEDAVYDFILKWARAQYPSLEERREILGSRLALSIRFPFMTCRKLKKVLTCSDFDHEIASKLVLEALFFKAEAPHRQRSLAAEESASVNRRLIERAYKYRPVKVVEFELPRPQCVVYLDLKREECAGLFPSGRVYSQAFHLGGQGFFLSAHCNMDQQSSFHCFGLFLGMQEKGSVSFGVDYEFSARSKPSEEFISKYKGNYTFTGGKAVGYRNLFGIPWTSFIAEDSLYFINGILHLRAELTIKRLDED, encoded by the exons ATGAGAGGTGGTGAAAACACGGATCTCTTCGACCCCAAAACCCAGATGGACTCCGATTTCTCCCGCCACGGCTCCTCCTCCGAAGGCGACTTCGGATTCGCCTTCAACGACAGCAACTTCTCCGATCGATTGCTCCGGATCGAGATCATGGGTAATCCATCTGATTCCAGGTCCGACGTCGAAGGGTGCACGAGCATCGCCGATTGGGCTCGTCATCgcaagaggagaagagaagataTCAAAAAGGAATCTG ttacTATTTCGGACATTGTGGCGTGTCCTGAGGAGCAGATTTTGACGGATGAGCAGCCTGATATGGATGGGTGTCCTGGTGGTGATAATCTTGATGATGAAG GTGATGAAGAGGATACAACTAGTGAGCCAAGCTGGGGGATGGATTGTTCTAAAGTTGTTAGGGTTATTGAACTTCATATTAGCTCTCCTATCTTAGCTGCCAAAAGCCCTTTCTTTTACAAG TTGTTCTCCAACGGCATGAGGGAATCTGAGCAAAGGCATGTCACTCTTCGAATCAATGCTTCAG AGGAAGCTGCTTTGATGGAGCTTTTAAACTTCATGTATAGCAATGTGGTATCTGTCGCCACCGCACCTGCTTTGTTAGATGTGCTCATGGCTGCTGATAAATTTGAGGTCGCCTCTTGCATGAGGTACTGCAGCAGGCTTCTCCGCAACATGCCTATGACTCCCGAGTCTGCGCTGCTCTATCTCGAGCTTCCATCTAGTGTTCTGATGGCTAAAGCTGTTCAGCCTTTAACCGATGCTGCAAAACAGTTCCTTGCTGCTCGCTACAAAGACATCACCAA GTTTCAGGAGGAGGTTATGTCTCTACCATTGGCAGGAATCGAGGCGATCTTATCAAGCGACGATCTCCAGATTGCATCAGAGGATGCAGTTTATGATTTCATATTGAAATGGGCAAGAGCGCAGTACCCTTCGTTGGAGGAGCGAAGAGAGATTCTCGGGTCACGCCTCGCGCTATCCATCCGCTTCCCATTCATGACATGCCGGAAGCTGAAGAAGGTACTGACTTGCAGCGACTTCGACCACGAGATAGCATCAAAGCTCGTTCTAGAAGCGCTTTTCTTCAAGGCGGAAGCCCCACACAGGCAACGCAGCCTAGCCGCGGAAGAATCAGCCTCAGTGAACCGACGCCTCATAGAGAGAGCTTACAAATACAGACCCGTTAAAGTCGTCGAGTTCGAGCTTCCTAGGCCGCAGTGCGTGGTCTACCTGGACCTTAAAAGAGAAGAATGTGCAGGGCTGTTCCCCTCGGGGAGAGTCTATTCTCAGGCCTTTCACTTAGGCGGTCAAGGCTTCTTCCTCTCGGCGCATTGCAACATGGACCAGCAGAGCTCTTTCCACTGTTTTGGACTGTTTCTCGGGATGCAGGAGAAAGGGTCGGTGAGTTTTGGAGTGGACTACGAGTTCTCGGCGAGGTCAAAGCCATCGGAGGAGTTCATAAGCAAGTACAAAGGGAACTACACCTTCACAGGAGGGAAAGCAGTTGGGT
- the LOC106353276 gene encoding BTB/POZ domain-containing protein POB1 isoform X2: protein MRGGENTDLFDPKTQMDSDFSRHGSSSEGDFGFAFNDSNFSDRLLRIEIMGNPSDSRSDVEGCTSIADWARHRKRRREDIKKESVTISDIVACPEEQILTDEQPDMDGCPGGDNLDDEGEAMIEESLSGSDEEDTTSEPSWGMDCSKVVRVIELHISSPILAAKSPFFYKLFSNGMRESEQRHVTLRINASEEAALMELLNFMYSNVVSVATAPALLDVLMAADKFEVASCMRYCSRLLRNMPMTPESALLYLELPSSVLMAKAVQPLTDAAKQFLAARYKDITKFQEEVMSLPLAGIEAILSSDDLQIASEDAVYDFILKWARAQYPSLEERREILGSRLALSIRFPFMTCRKLKKVLTCSDFDHEIASKLVLEALFFKAEAPHRQRSLAAEESASVNRRLIERAYKYRPVKVVEFELPRPQCVVYLDLKREECAGLFPSGRVYSQAFHLGGQGFFLSAHCNMDQQSSFHCFGLFLGMQEKGSVSFGVDYEFSARSKPSEEFISKYKGNYTFTGGKAVGYRNLFGIPWTSFIAEDSLYFINGILHLRAELTIKRLDED, encoded by the exons ATGAGAGGTGGTGAAAACACGGATCTCTTCGACCCCAAAACCCAGATGGACTCCGATTTCTCCCGCCACGGCTCCTCCTCCGAAGGCGACTTCGGATTCGCCTTCAACGACAGCAACTTCTCCGATCGATTGCTCCGGATCGAGATCATGGGTAATCCATCTGATTCCAGGTCCGACGTCGAAGGGTGCACGAGCATCGCCGATTGGGCTCGTCATCgcaagaggagaagagaagataTCAAAAAGGAATCTG ttacTATTTCGGACATTGTGGCGTGTCCTGAGGAGCAGATTTTGACGGATGAGCAGCCTGATATGGATGGGTGTCCTGGTGGTGATAATCTTGATGATGAAGGTGAGGCAATGATTGaagagtctttatcaggta GTGATGAAGAGGATACAACTAGTGAGCCAAGCTGGGGGATGGATTGTTCTAAAGTTGTTAGGGTTATTGAACTTCATATTAGCTCTCCTATCTTAGCTGCCAAAAGCCCTTTCTTTTACAAG TTGTTCTCCAACGGCATGAGGGAATCTGAGCAAAGGCATGTCACTCTTCGAATCAATGCTTCAG AGGAAGCTGCTTTGATGGAGCTTTTAAACTTCATGTATAGCAATGTGGTATCTGTCGCCACCGCACCTGCTTTGTTAGATGTGCTCATGGCTGCTGATAAATTTGAGGTCGCCTCTTGCATGAGGTACTGCAGCAGGCTTCTCCGCAACATGCCTATGACTCCCGAGTCTGCGCTGCTCTATCTCGAGCTTCCATCTAGTGTTCTGATGGCTAAAGCTGTTCAGCCTTTAACCGATGCTGCAAAACAGTTCCTTGCTGCTCGCTACAAAGACATCACCAA GTTTCAGGAGGAGGTTATGTCTCTACCATTGGCAGGAATCGAGGCGATCTTATCAAGCGACGATCTCCAGATTGCATCAGAGGATGCAGTTTATGATTTCATATTGAAATGGGCAAGAGCGCAGTACCCTTCGTTGGAGGAGCGAAGAGAGATTCTCGGGTCACGCCTCGCGCTATCCATCCGCTTCCCATTCATGACATGCCGGAAGCTGAAGAAGGTACTGACTTGCAGCGACTTCGACCACGAGATAGCATCAAAGCTCGTTCTAGAAGCGCTTTTCTTCAAGGCGGAAGCCCCACACAGGCAACGCAGCCTAGCCGCGGAAGAATCAGCCTCAGTGAACCGACGCCTCATAGAGAGAGCTTACAAATACAGACCCGTTAAAGTCGTCGAGTTCGAGCTTCCTAGGCCGCAGTGCGTGGTCTACCTGGACCTTAAAAGAGAAGAATGTGCAGGGCTGTTCCCCTCGGGGAGAGTCTATTCTCAGGCCTTTCACTTAGGCGGTCAAGGCTTCTTCCTCTCGGCGCATTGCAACATGGACCAGCAGAGCTCTTTCCACTGTTTTGGACTGTTTCTCGGGATGCAGGAGAAAGGGTCGGTGAGTTTTGGAGTGGACTACGAGTTCTCGGCGAGGTCAAAGCCATCGGAGGAGTTCATAAGCAAGTACAAAGGGAACTACACCTTCACAGGAGGGAAAGCAGTTGGGT
- the LOC106353274 gene encoding delta(8)-fatty-acid desaturase 1 — protein MAEETVKKYITNEDLKNHNKPGDLWIAIQGKAYNVSDWIKSHPGGDAVILNLIGQDVTDAFIAFHPGTAWHHLDNLFTGYHVSDFQVSEVSRDYRRMAAEFRKLGLFENKGHVTLYTLSFVAAMFAAVLYGVLACTSILAHQLAAAILGLLWIQSAYIGHDSGHYVIMTNESCNRFAQLLSGNCLTGISIAWWKWTHNAHHLACNSLDYDPDLQHIPVFAVSAKFFNSMTSRFYDRKLAFDPLARLLISYQHFTYYPVMCFGRINLFVQTLLLLFSKREVPDRALNFAGILVFWTWFPLLVSCLPTWPERFFFVFTSFSVTALQHIQFTLNHFAADVYVGPPTGGDWFEKQAAGTLDISCSSYMDWFFGGLQFQLEHHLFPRLPRCHLRKVAPVVQELCKKHNLPYRSLSWWEANVWTIRTLKKAAYQARDAANPVVKNLVWEALNTHG, from the coding sequence ATGGCGGAAGAGACGGTTAAAAAGTACATTACCAACGAAGATCTCAAAAACCACAACAAACCGGGAGATCTATGGATCGCGATCCAAGGCAAAGCCTACAACGTCTCCGATTGGATCAAATCCCACCCCGGAGGCGACGCGGTGATCCTCAACCTCATCGGCCAAGACGTCACCGACGCGTTCATCGCTTTCCACCCCGGAACCGCGTGGCACCACCTCGACAACCTCTTCACCGGCTACCACGTCAGCGACTTCCAAGTCTCGGAGGTCTCCCGCGATTACCGCCGCATGGCCGCCGAGTTTCGCAAACTCGGCCTCTTCGAAAACAAAGGCCACGTCACTCTCTACACCTTATCCTTCGTCGCCGCCATGTTCGCCGCCGTTCTCTACGGCGTTCTCGCCTGTACTTCGATCCTCGCTCATCAACTCGCCGCCGCGATACTCGGACTGTTATGGATCCAGAGCGCGTACATCGGCCACGACTCTGGACATTACGTCATCATGACGAACGAATCGTGTAACAGATTCGCTCAGCTCCTCTCCGGTAACTGCCTAACGGGAATCTCGATCGCGTGGTGGAAATGGACTCACAACGCGCATCACCTCGCGTGTAACAGCCTCGATTACGATCCCGATCTGCAGCACATCCCCGTGTTTGCAGTCTCCGCCAAGTTCTTCAACTCCATGACGTCGCGGTTCTACGATAGGAAACTCGCTTTCGATCCCTTGGCGAGGCTCTTGATCAGTTACCAGCACTTCACTTACTACCCGGTCATGTGCTTCGGGAGAATCAACCTGTTTGTGCAAacgctcctcctcctcttctccaAGCGCGAGGTTCCGGATCGCGCGCTAAACTTCGCCGGAATCTTGGTGTTCTGGACTTGGTTCCCGCTCTTGGTTTCCTGCTTACCGACTTGGCCGGAGAgattcttcttcgtcttcactAGCTTCAGTGTTACGGCGCTTCAGCATATTCAATTCACGCTTAACCATTTCGCTGCTGATGTGTACGTGGGCCCGCCCACGGGGGGAGACTGGTTCGAGAAGCAGGCGGCGGGGACGTTGGATATCTCGTGTAGTTCGTATATGGATTGGTTCTTCGGTGGGTTGCAGTTTCAGCTCGAGCACCATTTGTTTCCGAGGCTGCCGCGTTGCCATTTGCGGAAAGTGGCTCCGGTGGTTCAGGAGCTTTGCAAGAAGCATAACCTTCCGTATAGGAGTTTATCGTGGTGGGAGGCGAATGTGTGGACTATTAGGACTTTGAAGAAAGCTGCTTATCAGGCTAGAGACGCGGCTAATCCTGTGGTTAAGAACTTGGTTTGGGAAGCTTTGAATACTCATGGCTAA
- the LOC106353275 gene encoding F-box/kelch-repeat protein At3g61590 — MEAETSWTTYPYSYITTHVPEAESYSDHSDDDETKVQTFSMDSLLPNDLLERILTFLPIASIFRAGTVCKRWNEIVSSQRFLSNFSNNNSAPQSPWYFMFTSTDDPSGYAYDPVIKKWYGFDLPCIESSNWFVASSCGLVCFMDNDCRNKIYVSNPITKQWRRLTEPPGHRSTDYAALSASVNRAKQSYSVSVVKSKQVQGDFSQWEISVHLYSSETMTWTTRLTDVLTGWRGGDESVICGNVLYFLIYSTGGSDHRHGLIALNLSSVSSSNGVLMRSFVPMPCSLTCGRLMNLKEKLVVVGGIGKHDRPDIIKGIGVWCLNGGGREWQEVARMPQRFFQGFGELDDVFASSGSDDMVYVQSYGSPALLTFDMKLKCWKWSQKCPVSKKFPLQLFTGFCFEPRLEIAP; from the coding sequence ATGGAAGCAGAAACGTCTTGGACCACTTATCCGTACAGTTACATCACTACACATGTCCCTGAAGCTGAATCATACTCTGACCATAGCGACGATGATGAGACCAAAGTCCAAACCTTTTCAATGGATTCTCTTCTCCCCAACGATCTATTAGAGAGAATCCTCACCTTTCTCCCCATTGCAAGCATCTTCAGAGCAGGCACCGTCTGCAAAAGATGGAACGAGATTGTCTCTTCTCAAAGATTCTTATCGAACTTCTCCAACAACAACTCTGCTCCTCAGAGTCCCTGGTACTTCATGTTCACTAGCACAGACGACCCATCCGGTTATGCTTACGACCCGGTTATCAAGAAATGGTACGGTTTTGATCTCCCATGCATCGAGAGTTCGAACTGGTTCGTTGCTTCCTCTTGTGGATTGGTTTGTTTCATGGATAACGACTGTAGAAACAAGATCTATGTCTCGAATCCGATAACCAAGCAGTGGAGGAGGCTTACCGAACCGCCAGGTCACAGATCAACAGACTACGCAGCGTTGTCTGCCTCTGTGAACAGAGCAAAACAGAGCTACTCTGTTTCTGTAGTGAAGTCGAAGCAAGTTCAGGGAGATTTCTCCCAGTGGGAGATCTCTGTACATCTCTACAGCTCTGAGACAATGACTTGGACAACACGTTTGACCGATGTCTTAACCGGATGGAGAGGAGGAGACGAGAGTGTGATCTGCGGCAATGTTCTTTACTTCTTGATTTACTCAACAGGAGGGTCTGATCATCGCCACGGcttgattgctttgaacttaTCGTCGGTATCATCCTCTAACGGAGTCTTGATGAGGAGTTTTGTACCAATGCCGTGTTCTTTAACCTGTGGGAGATTGATGAACCTCAAGGAGAAGCTTGTGGTCGTTGGAGGGATAGGGAAACACGATAGACCAGACATCATCAAAGGGATTGGTGTTTGGTGTTTGAATGGAGGAGGGAGAGAGTGGCAAGAAGTGGCGAGGATGCCTCAGAGATTCTTCCAAGGCTTTGGTGAGTTGGATGATGTTTTCGCTAGTAGTGGCAGTGATGATATGGTTTATGTTCAGAGCTATGGATCTCCTGCGCTTTTGACTTTCGACATGAAGTTAAAGTGTTGGAAGTGGTCTCAGAAGTGTCCTGTGTCCAAGAAGTTCCCTCTTCAGCTGTTTACTGGGTTCTGCTTTGAACCAAGACTCGAGATCGCTCCATAG